A genome region from Neoarius graeffei isolate fNeoGra1 chromosome 21, fNeoGra1.pri, whole genome shotgun sequence includes the following:
- the LOC132870095 gene encoding leucine-rich repeat neuronal protein 3, giving the protein MKDKSFVDYFVLALAMANIVLAGEDKGSCPNLCVCEIRPWFSPSSVYMEAPTVDCNDLGLFNLPLRLPVDTQVALLQTNNIAKIEKSLEYLPNITEIDLSQNNISSISDINLGHLPHLLSLHIEENWICSLPDNALSQLENLQELYLNHNLISYISPEAFSGLHNLLRLHLNSNKLQSISSEWFKSLSNLDILMIGENPITSIKDMNFKPLRNLRSLVLTRMNLSQIPDDALAGLENLESISFYDNTFPEVPHSALKHLKNLKFLDLNKNPIGRIQKGDFTDMLHLKELGINSMPELVSIDSFALNNLPELTKIEATNNPKLSYIHPKAFYKLPRLETLMLNSNALTAIHRITVESLPNLREVSMHSNPIRCDCVVRWMNMNKTNIRFMEPDSLFCVEPPEFEGQHVRQIHFREMTEICLPLISPDSLPTQVAVGNGSSLSLHCRAFAEPEPDIYWVTPYGNRILPNMVADKFYMHPEGTLDIYDITEGEAGLYTCVAHNLVGADLKSVSVEVSGYFPQPTSGSLDVIVQSVQTNSVLVSWKASHGSLAPNIKWYTMSSSNHPTVAFTARVPSDMRMYNLTHLTPATQYKVCVDIHNINSKRNTKCINVTTKGLVQPAKDIEKWDMTVITMLGVLLTIISVACLLICMFLKKYHHYTELRRCPSKTALIPEAGTQSAFTRVWVSGNGMPAAVEVKATVINVLDNSF; this is encoded by the coding sequence ATGAAGGACAAATCATTTGTGGATTATTTTGTTCTGGCACTTGCAATGGCTAACATTGTTCTTGCTGGGGAGGACAAAGGCAGTTGTCCTAATCTTTGTGTATGTGAGATTAGGCCATGGTTTTCCCCAAGCTCTGTTTATATGGAAGCCCCTACTGTCGACTGTAACGATTTGGGACTTTTCAACCTACCATTAAGATTACCTGTAGATACACAAGTTGCTTTACTACAGACCAATAACATTGCTAAAATCGAAAAATCTTTGGAGTACTTACCCAATATAACTGAGATTGATCTTTCACAAAACAACATATCCTCAATCAGTGACATCAACTTGGGCCATCTTCCTCACTTGCTGTCCCTGCACATAGAAGAAAACTGGATATGCTCCTTACCAGATAATGCACTTTCCCAACTGGAGAACCTTCAGGAACTTTACCTAAACCACAACCTCATCTCCTACATTTCACCTGAGGCGTTCAGTGGACTTCACAATTTGCTTAGGCTGCATCTCAACTCCAACAAGCTCCAGAGTATAAGCAGTGAGTGGTTTAAGTCCCTGTCCAATCTGGATATTCTCATGATTGGGGAAAACCCTATCACTTCCATAAAGGACATGAATTTTAAGCCCTTGAGAAACTTGCGAAGTCTTGTCCTAACTAGAATGAATTTATCTCAGATTCCAGATGATGCACTGGCAGGCCTGGAGAATTTGGAAAGCATCTCATTCTATGATAACACTTTCCCTGAAGTTCCCCACAGTGCTTTAAAGCACCTTAAGAACCTCAAATTTTTGGACCTTAACAAGAACCCAATTGGGAGAATACAGAAGGGTGACTTCACGGACATGTTGCATCTTAAAGAGCTGGGCATCAACAGCATGCCAGAGCTGGTGTCCATTGACAGCTTTGCTCTCAACAACCTCCCAGAATTGACAAAGATTGAAGCTACCAACAATCCAAAATTATCCTACATTCATCCAAAAGCCTTCTACAAGCTTCCTAGGCTGGAGACTCTCATGCTGAACAGTAATGCCCTCACGGCTATACACAGGATCACAGTGGAGTCTCTACCTAATCTTCGTGAGGTTAGCATGCATTCCAACCCAATCCGTTGTGACTGTGTAGTCCGCTGGATGAATATGAATAAAACCAACATACGCTTCATGGAGCCTGATTCGTTGTTTTGTGTGGAACCACCTGAGTTTGAAGGTCAGCATGTGCGACAGATTCACTTCAGGGAGATGACGGAGATCTGCCTGCCTCTTATCTCTCCCGACAGCCTGCCTACTCAGGTCGCTGTGGGAAACGGGAGCTCATTGTCCCTGCATTGCCGGGCCTTTGCTGAACCAGAGCCTGATATCTACTGGGTTACACCTTATGGGAACAGGATCCTCCCCAACATGGTGGCAGACAAGTTTTACATGCACCCTGAGGGTACACTCGACATTTATGACATTACAGAGGGGGAAGCTGGACTCTACACTTGTGTAGCACACAATCTTGTTGGTGCAGACCTGAAGTCTGTCTCTGTGGAAGTTAGTGGATACTTTCCACAGCCTACCAGTGGCTCTCTAGATGTCATCGTCCAGTCAGTGCAGACCAACTCTGTCCTGGTGTCCTGGAAAGCCTCTCATGGAAGCCTGGCACCAAATATTAAGTGGTATACAATGTCCAGTTCCAACCATCCAACTGTGGCCTTCACGGCTAGGGTTCCATCTGACATGAGGATGTATAATCTCACACATCTCACTCCGGCCACACAGTATAAAGTGTGTGTAGACATCCATAACATCAACAGCAAACGCAATACCAAGTGTATCAATGTAACAACAAAAGGATTAGTGCAGCCTGCCAAGGATATTGAGAAGTGGGATATGACAGTGATCACCATGTTAGGTGTGCTTCTCACCATTATCTCAGTGGCTTGCCTTCTCATTTGTATGTTTCTGAAAAAGTATCACCATTATACGGAGCTCAGGAGATGCCCATCCAAAACAGCATTGATACCTGAGGCTGGAACGCAGTCTGCATTTACAAGGGTCTGGGTTTCTGGGAATGGGATGCCGGCTGCTGTGGAAGTGAAAGCTACTGTCATAAATGTGTTGGACAATTCCTTCTAA